A DNA window from Impatiens glandulifera chromosome 7, dImpGla2.1, whole genome shotgun sequence contains the following coding sequences:
- the LOC124909526 gene encoding heavy metal-associated isoprenylated plant protein 16-like — MKQTMLIKVCMKDDKCRAKAMKIAVGFSGVDSAAWKGNEKDELEVTGVVDSIKLTKKLRNKVGFSEIVSVGPIPEKKDEKKDESEKITQLLPYYYSFGGYGVPHYVHYEDSYRGQPYCSIM, encoded by the exons ATGAAG CAAACGATGTTGATTAAGGTGTGCATGAAAGATGATAAGTGTCGTGCCAAAGCTATGAAGATTGCAGTTGGTTTTTCAG GGGTGGATTCGGCGGCATGGAAGGGGAATGAGAAGGATGAGCTAGAGGTGACCGGAGTTGTAGATTCAATCAAACTTACAAAGAAGCTAAGAAATAAAGTGGGGTTTTCCGAGATCGTTAGCGTTGGACCGATACCTGAGAAAAAGGATGAGAAAAAGGATGAATCCGAAAAAATAACACAACTGCTTCcgtattattattcttttggtGGTTACGGTGTTCCACATTATGTCCATTACGAGGATAGTTATCGTGGCCAACCCTATTGTTCTATTATGTGA